The Methanobrevibacter ruminantium genome has a window encoding:
- a CDS encoding fumarate hydratase — MDLIEKVQNAVVNAGSSYSEDRLSAYENALKLEKGLNNENAVWALEQMIENFKVASEKKLPLCDDTGIPHVLIEIGHEREIPKGFFNEINIGIAQGLDKLPGRPMAVKGNDTERIEQSQGLYNESHMMKPASFLIEEKDESTYGRRIGVDDDKIRITILLEGGGPEIRAKTYRIFHKRDSNIVFGEALDWLKESLAMLGCTPSIPAIGVGRTHFEANALMLRAMAHGDLSNQTDIEKYIAEELNNTNIGPLGLGGKTTALGSFVNIGSQRASGVRIVAARPACLVEPRVSSFEF; from the coding sequence ATGGATTTGATTGAAAAGGTTCAAAATGCAGTTGTAAATGCAGGCAGTTCATATAGTGAAGACAGGCTATCTGCTTACGAAAATGCTCTAAAGTTGGAAAAGGGGCTGAATAATGAAAATGCAGTTTGGGCTTTGGAACAGATGATTGAAAACTTTAAGGTCGCTAGTGAAAAGAAGCTTCCATTATGTGATGATACAGGAATTCCACATGTTTTGATTGAAATAGGGCATGAAAGGGAAATCCCTAAAGGATTTTTCAATGAAATCAATATTGGTATTGCTCAAGGACTTGATAAGCTTCCTGGAAGGCCAATGGCAGTAAAAGGAAATGATACAGAACGTATTGAGCAATCACAAGGTTTATACAATGAATCCCATATGATGAAGCCCGCATCCTTTTTAATAGAAGAGAAGGATGAATCCACTTATGGAAGGAGGATTGGTGTGGATGATGATAAGATAAGAATCACAATTCTATTGGAAGGAGGAGGTCCTGAAATAAGGGCAAAAACATATAGGATTTTCCATAAAAGAGATTCTAATATCGTATTTGGCGAGGCTTTGGATTGGCTAAAGGAATCATTGGCTATGTTAGGTTGCACCCCATCAATTCCTGCTATTGGAGTTGGAAGAACCCATTTTGAGGCAAATGCATTGATGCTTAGAGCAATGGCTCATGGTGATTTAAGCAATCAAACTGATATTGAAAAATACATTGCAGAAGAGTTGAATAATACAAATATAGGTCCTTTAGGACTTGGTGGAAAAACAACTGCACTTGGCTCATTTGTAAATATCGGATCTCAAAGGGCAAGTGGAGTGAGAATTGTAGCAGCAAGGCCTGCATGTTTAGTTGAGCCAAGAGTTTCAAGCTTTGAATTCTAG